A section of the Brachyhypopomus gauderio isolate BG-103 chromosome 13, BGAUD_0.2, whole genome shotgun sequence genome encodes:
- the grnb gene encoding granulin b isoform X1 has translation MRVQESQHTTMFKSVCVVLCVMSVCGALICPDGNMCEEGNTCCQKPSGAYGCCALPNAECCSDHLHCCYEGTLCDLVHFKCVNKTHTLDWVKRLPALEPSLPQAVVCPDQESECPDDSTCCELPTGNWGCCPLPNAVCCEDKRHCCPQSTTCDLLHSMCVSPTLGSTPLWRKLPSRPRARGKTRAETHLKPGSSNDGNTPVQCPDKVSICPDDTTCCPLRNGSYACCPMPKAVCCSDYVHCCPEGTTCDLAHSSCDSANEIRPWSTKIPPLLRPKMTDGSVPCNKSVECESGSTCCKNKDGDWACCPLPEAVCCEDHVHCCPHDTVCDLSEGTCDDPADPLTSVDWVEKLPVLQIAPPLSNQKCDSTTSCPDAATCCKMASGGWGCCPLPQAVCCEDHLHCCPNNTVCNVAASTCDSVSDEGSRLPLPWVTKMPATSLPPETERPLPVGRVDTRPVPSAEDAQQQRHQCDQHASCPRDTTCCYMTTLSKWGCCPLPQAVCCGDGDHCCPTGYTCDQKKPACIKGRREIPWFSKVVAKVTRGSEVTFDDVKCDPTTSCAAGTTCCRLPTGQWGCCPLVKAVCCEDHEHCCPQGYTCDLQAGTCVKPTAPHAVALSLVHTPRPEGAACGATSRCSETQTCCQMSDTEWACCPFKQAVCCSDMKHCCPMGYACDMHTKSCTRVSSLTWWDNSL, from the exons ATGAGAGTTCAAGAAAGTCAACACACGACG atgtttaagagtgtgtgtgtggtgttgtgtgtgatgagtgtgtgtggcgcTCTTATTTGCCCTGATGGAAATATGTGTGAAGAAGGAAACACCTGCTGCCAGAAACCATCAGGAGCATATGGATGCTGCGCACTCCCaaac GCAGAGTGCTGTTCAGATCATCTTCATTGTTGTTATGAAGGAACTTTGTGTGACCTAGTACACTTCAAATGTGTaaataagacacacacactagactGGGTGAAGAGACTTCCTGCCTTGGAACCCAGCCTTCCTCag GCGGTGGTGTGTCCGGACCAAGAGTCGGAGTGTCCTGATGACTCCACCTGCTGTGAGCTTCCTACGGGCAACTGGGGCTGTTGTCCTCTTCCTAAT gcggtGTGTTGCGAAGACAAAAGACACTGCTGTCCACAAAGCACAACCTGTGACCTCCTGCACTCCATGTGTGTGTCCCCAACTCTGGGCTCCACCCCCCTGTGGAGAAAATTACCCTCCCGCCCCAGGGCACGAGGGAAGACTAGAGCAG AAACACACCTGAAGCCCGGCAGCAGTAATGACGGTAATACACCAG tgcaatGTCCAGATAAAGTTTCCATATGCCCTGATGATACTACATGCTGCCCCCTACGCAACGGTAGTTATGCCTGTTGTCCCATGCCaaag GCTGTGTGTTGTTCTGATTACGTGCACTGTTGTCCAGAGGGCACGACCTGTGATCTCGCCCATAGCTCCTGCGACTCGGCCAATGAGATCAGACCATGGTCTACCAAGATCCCGCCTTTGCTCCGCCCAAAGATGACAG acggaTCAGTGCCCTGTAATAAGTCCGTAGAGTGTGAGAGTGGCTCCACCTGCTGTAAGAACAAAGATGGAGATTGGGCGTGCTGTCCACTGCCAGAG GCTGTGTGTTGCGAGGACCACGTCCATTGCTGTCCTCATGACACAGTGTGCGACCTTTCGGAGGGCACGTGTGATGACCCTGCTGACCCTTTGACCTCTGTTGACTGGGTGGAGAAGCTGCCTGTCCTCCAGattgccccgcccctctccaaCCAGAAGTGTGACTCCACCACGTCGTGTCCTGATGCTGCAACCTGCTGTAAAATGGCATCTGGAGGGTGGGGTTGCTGCCCCCTTCCACag gCGGTGTGTTGTGAGGACCACCTCCACTGTTGCCCCAACAACACCGTGTGTAACGTGGCTGCAAGCACATGTGACAGTGTCTCGGACGAGGGGTCCCGCCTGCCGTTGCCCTGGGTGACCAAGATGCCAGCTACCTCCCTGCCCCCCGAGACGGAGCGCCCCCTCCCTGTGGGCCGGGTCGACACGCGGCCGGTGCCGAGTGCGGAGGACGCCCAGCAGCAGAGACACCAATGTGACCAACACGCCAGCTGCCCCAGGGACACCACCTGCTGCTACATGACCACACTCAGCAAGTGGGGCTGCTGTCCTCTACCAcag gctgTGTGCTGTGGAGATGGTGATCACTGCTGTCCCACCGGTTACACGTGTGACCAGAAGAAGCCTGCATGCATCAAAGGCCGTCGGGAGATTCCGTGGTTCAGCAAAGTGGTGGCTAAGGTGACTcgggggtcagaggtcacgttCGATGATGTGAAGTGTGACCCGACTACCAGCTGTGCAGCGGGGACCACCTGTTGCAGGTTACCCACGGGGCAGTGGGGCTGCTGCCCCCTAGTGAAG GCTGTGTGTTGCGAGGACCATGAACACTGCTGCCCGCAGGGATACACCTGTGACCTGCAGGCGGGCACCTGCGTGAAACCGACCGCCCCGCACGCCGTGGCACTCTCGCTAGTGCACACACCCCGGCCGGAGGGGGCAGCGTGTGGTGCGACGAGCCGTTGCTCCGAGACTCAAACCTGCTGTCAGATGTCAGACACTGAGTGGGCCTGCTGCCCCTTCAAGCAG gCGGTGTGTTGTAGCGACATGAAGCACTGTTGCCCTATGGGATACGCCTGTGACATGCACACTAAAAGTTGCACTAGAGTTTCTTCACTCACCTGGTGGGACAATTCCCTATAA
- the map3k14b gene encoding uncharacterized protein map3k14b: MAIPSMSGTSSCVLEASALVCLAEEALSSRPEEGAACSIHTPPRTLSQHVTHTPTRTLSQHVTHNSTRTLSQHVTHNPTRTLSQHVTHNPTRTLSQHVTHTPTRTLSQHVTHTPTRTLSQHVTHTPTRTLSQHVTHTPTRTLSQHVTHTPTRTLSQHVTHNPTRTLSQHVTTGHAGITTPTTAQAQDGQVFHPSVVENGLFQQLSNRFEHSTRTQGVTPAQDVPQLRTNVWACPQARHEAALCLQSLNLCCCSDIYSSNGRLVCAELGSDSESVYIYAESIQGCDTSCSGTPRDRDALRICAESAKLSREVTRDPAAFWNGTYKAKRRSDSLDSDSVMVCLDAEDKSSFDSPDYSIEAVYGSDYSHDSESVRGNYDSASTCVCTDSRWSSDCADASAESLYSPFEAQQGFSSSSPSSDSSGYTADFVLESPCCTVERHLSSDSAGDYGTGRCDSFGSHFEEASYDLYNASPPSSDAGSRSRKVKGLDRDSDSPGFQDCNDLALSELRGAVTHTARRHFTMFFREMVKEAEQERDQDKVNVSEGFLFHPQKFLQAKNSEYREGREYSLLRHIQNGSYGDVFSIRDKQTGFTCAAKKIPLCSFSWEEVSIWSRLDSPRILQLFGAVREGLNVVLFMDLKAGSLAQLLKARGSLPEDMALFYYCQVLQALEHIHSRLVIHLDVKVDNVLLSMDGRECFLCDFGLSETLDQTGYSIKTLRGQGLRGTESHVSPEVARGDPRSDRADVWSSCCMLLHMLTGYQPWTRYYAHPLCLKIVSEPPPLWEIPPGCDLLTCEVIRGGLVKEPKERDSAGELLVKATRALRSVGGYCNLVLSATQTLPLLRNTERPHWPPSREVQIPALVTITPQEPLRPVPKTSPPAVRDPEQLSAPRIQWVSPWRERAGEEDETGSRAWDSGGVSRCDGDGWRGVMEQHWGVGDLAETFNARPTEGRGTRGPAGQAMRESDDEHGQVVKEREDLRDVTSDEEEEEEEEEEPFLRTQILCGTRHDAEPLIKDEYWETDEESIMSARRSGNMFLPDANSKLTFTCHRSTCDSEPELTDKDSDWSDEWSSGVFSSYSSLADEQSFNVDWSVSTNQPPSCCFEGLGVDIWVEDVSGDTLKIRERPKVKLGHVAVGISAQISMRTFSLATLDGKLVSPDAEVLESGMWLQCVPAPDGCSTWDWRIRDGKMEMQEHDGFQSDTCSTLEA, translated from the exons ATGGCCATACCCTCCATGTCCGGCACCAGCAGCTGTGTTCTGGAGGCCTCAGCACTGGTCTGCCTGGCAGAGGAAGCACTGAGCTCCAGGCCAGAGGAGGGCGCTGCATGCTCGATCCACACCCCCCCCAGAACCCTGTCACAGCACGtgacccacacccccaccagaaCCCTGTCACAGCACGTGACCCACAACTCCACCAGAACTCTGTCACAGCACGTGACCCACAACCCCACCAGAACCCTGTCTCAGCACGTGACCCACAACCCCACCAGAACCCTGTCACAGCACGtgacccacacccccaccagaaCCCTGTCACAGCACGtgacccacacccccaccagaaCCCTGTCACAGCACGtgacccacacccccaccagaaCCCTGTCACAGCACGtgacccacacccccaccagaaCCCTGTCACAGCACGtgacccacacccccaccagaaCCCTGTCACAGCACGTGACCCACAACCCCACCAGAACCCTGTCACAGCATGTGACCACGGGCCACGCTGGCATTACCACTCCTACTACTGCCCAGGCACAGG ATGGGCAAGTGTTCCACCCTTCGGTTGTGGAAAATGGTTTATTCCAACAGCTCAGTAACag GTTCGAGCACTCGACCCGGACGCAGGGGGTCACTCCAGCCCAAGATGTCCCACAGCTCAGGACCAatgtgtgggcgtgtcctcAGGCCAGGCACGAGGCGGCTCTCTGCCTCCAATCTTTGAACCTCTGCTGCTGTTCTGACATTTACTCCAGTAATGGAAGATTAGTCTGCGCTGAGCTGGGTTCTGACTCCGAGTCTGTGTACATTTACGCTGAGAGCATCCAGGGTTGTGACACCTCGTGCTCTGGTACGCCACGGGACCGCGACGCCCTCCGTATCTGCGCAGAGTCCGCAAAACTCTCTCGGGAAGTAACGCGCGACCCTGCGGCTTTTTGGAATGGGACCTATAAAGCAAAGAGGAGGTCTGACTCTCTTGACTCTGATTCCGTTATGGTATGTTTGGACGCTGAGGACAAGTCGAGCTTTGACTCACCAGATTACAGCATAGAAGCTGTTTATGGATCGGATTATTCCCACGACAGTGAGTCTGTGAGAGGTAACTATGACTCGGCTTCTACCTGTGTCTGCACAGACTCGAGGTGGAGCTCTGACTGTGCTGATGCAAGTGCAGAGTCTCTCTACAGCCCATTTGAGGCACAGCAGGGTTTCTCCTCATCCAGCCCCAGCTCTGACTCTTCTGGCTACACCGCCGACTTTGTCTTGGAATCTCCATGCTGCACAGTGGAACGTCACCTCAGCTCTGACTCCGCAGGGGATTATGGGACAGGCCGCTGTGACTCGTTTGGGAGTCATTTTGAGGAGGCGTCCTATGACCTGTACAACGCTTCACCTCCGAGCAGTGATGCGGGGTCACGAAGCAGGAAAGTGAAGGGACTCGACCGGGACTCTGACTCTCCGGGGTTTCAGGATTGCAACGACCTCGCTTTGAGCGAACTGAGGGGAGCCGTGACTCACACGGCTCGCCGCCACTTCACAATGTTCTTCCGCGAGATGGTGAAAGAGGCGGAGCAGGAAAGAGATCAGGACAAAGTCAATGTCAGCGAGGGCTTTCTGTTCCACCCACAGAAG TTTTTACAGGCGAAGAACTCTGAATATCGGGAAGGTCGAGAATATTCTTTGCTACGGCACATACAGAATGGGTCATACGGGGACGTCTTTAGTATCCGGGACAAACAAACTGGGTTTACATGTGCTGCAAAAAAG ATTCCCCTCTGCAGCTTCAGTTGGGAGGAGGTGTCCATCTGGAGTCGTCTGGACTCCCCACGCATCCTACAGCTGTTCGGAGCAGTGCGGGAGGGGCTCAACGTCGTCCTCTTCATGGACCTCAAAGCAG GTTCATTAGCACAGTTGCTGAAAGCCAGAGGGAGTCTTCCTGAGGACATGGCTCTGTTCTACTACTGTCAGGTGTTACAAGCTCTGGAGCACATTCACAGCAGATTGGTCATACATCTAGATGTCAAAG tggataATGTTTTGCTTTCCATGGATGGGAGGGAGTGTTTTCTGTGTGACTTCGGGCTGTCCGAGACACTCGACCAGACGGGATACAGCATCAAGACTCTCCGAG GCCAGGGCCTACGCGGCACAGAGAGCCACGTGTCTCCGGAGGTGGCCCGGGGGGACCCTCGCTCGGACAGGGCCGACGTCTGGAGCAGCTGCTGTATGCTACTGCACATGCTCACCGGCTACCAGCCCTGGACACGTTACTACGCACACCCTCTGTGCTTGAAA ATTGTAAGCGAGCCGCCTCCCCTGTGGGAGATCCCTCCCGGCTGTGACCTCCTGACCTGTGAGGTCATCAGAGGAGGACTGGTGAAGGAGCCGAAAGAGCGGGACTCGGCTGGAGAGCTGCTGGTGAAGGCCACCAGAGCCCTGCGATCAG tgggtgggtACTGTAATCTGGTGTTATCAGCCACACAGACTCTGCCCTTGTTGCGTAACACTGAGCGTCCACACTGGCCACCATCAAGAGAGGTGCAGATCCCGGCTCTTGTTACCATCACACCCCAGGAACCCCTACGTCCTGTTCCCAAAACATCGCCCCCTGCTGTCCGGGATCCGGAACAGCTCTCGGCTCCCAGAATTCAGTGGGTGAGCCCGTGGAGAGAAAGGGCAGGAGAGGAGGATGAAACGGGGTCCAGAGCGTGGGATTCGGGTGGGGTCAGCAGGTGTGacggtgatgggtggagaggggtgatGGAGCAGCACTGGGGTGTTGGGGACCTCGCCGAAACCTTCAACGCACGGCCAACGGAGGGGAGAGGAACCAGAGGCCCGGCGGGTCAGGCAATGCGTGAGAGTGATGACGAGCATGGTCaggtggtgaaggagagagaagatcTGAGGGATGTGACTAgcgatgaggaagaggaggaggaggaggaggaggagccgttTCTCAGAACGCAGATCCTCTGTGGCACCAGACATGATGCAGAGCCTCTGATTAAGGATGAATACTGGGAGACAGATGAAGAGTCCATTATGTCTGCCCGaagaa GTGGAAACATGTTCCTCCCTGATGCAAACTCAAAATTAACTTTCACCTGTCACCGCAGCACCTGTGACTCTGAACCAGAGCTTACTGACAAG gattctgattggtcagatgaATGGAGCTCTGGGGTGTTCTCCTCCTACAGTAGCCTCGCAGATGAACAGAGCTTCAATGTGGACTGGTCAGTCTCCACCAATCAGCCGCCGTCTTGCTGCTTTGAAG gtctgggTGTGGACATTTGGGTGGAGGACGTGAGTGGGGACACTCTGAAGATCAGGGAGAGACCAAAGGTGAAACTTGGACATGTTGCCGTGGGGATTAGTGCACAG ATCTCCATGAGGACCTTCAGCCTCGCCACCCTGGACGGGAAGCTGGTCTCCCCAGACGCGGAGGTACTGGAGTCGGGCATGTGGCTGCAGTGCGTCCCTGCTCCAGACGGATGCTCCACCTGGGACTGGAGGATCCGAGATGgcaaaatggagatgcaagagcATGATGGATTTCAGTCAGATACCTGCTCCACGCTGGAAGCCTAA
- the pus3 gene encoding tRNA pseudouridine(38/39) synthase, protein MSVSEEALQARVKVLEAELMRLKAQLRERSASVQEEVRTAESPGLPTVHAKTQVDGGGGKKGRRAETGRAFDFSAHPRRHVALRLAYLGWQYQGFAVQENTDNTVEARLFEALLKTRLIQDRQNSNYHRCGRTDKGVSAFSQVISIDLRSSQFSGLGVTIPNGVEGKPETPMGELPYVKMLNRVLPPDIRVLSWAPVHTGFSARFDCQYRTYRYYFPRGDLDMELMAAAARRFEGTYDFRNLCKMDVGNGVLQFQRTILSASVQPASTSHTSDDPHHLYFFQVKGLAFLYHQVRCMMAVLLLIGQKLEVPEVIDQLLDIENNPRKPQYSMAVDYPLVLYECHFEGLCWNSGPEEEKQVLSCLHQHWTQAAVRAQVLHSMAQGLHQAGTGKEASTIQCLLLEGSRQRNYRPLLERPRCESLESRIQHFVKRGRLEREEGESGEETVAFKGKRSRYSRQVTSSDQKQESLQSNMDVPLEPVSFDGNPLK, encoded by the exons ATGAGTGTGTCGGAGGAAGCCCTTCAGGCCCGGGTCAAGGTGCTGGAGGCGGAGCTGATGCGGCTGAAAGCCCAGCTGAGGGAGAGGAGCGCTAGCGTACAAGAGGAGGTCAGGACAGCGGAGTCGCCTGGTCTTCCCACCGTCCACGCCAAGACCCAGGTGGACGGGGGAGGCGGGAAGAAGGGGAGGAGGGCAGAGACGGGGCGGGCGTTTGACTTCTCGGCGCACCCGCGCCGCCACGTGGCCCTGCGCCTGGCCTACCTGGGCTGGCAGTACCAGGGCTTCGCCGTGCAGGAGAACACGGACAACACCGTGGAGGCCCGGCTGTTCGAGGCGCTCCTCAAGACCCGGCTCATCCAGGACCGGCAGAATTCCAACTACCACCGCTGTGGCCGCACAGACAAAGGGGTCAGCGCCTTCTCGCAG GTCATATCTATTGACCTGCGGTCCTCTCAGTTCAGCGGTTTGGGTGTGACCATCCCAAATGGTGTTGAGGGTAAACCTGAGACCCCCATGGGTGAGTTACCCTACGTAAAAATGCTAAACAGGGTCCTGCCTCCCGACATCCGCGTGCTTTCCTGGGCACCGGTGCACACCGGCTTTAGTGCGCGATTCGACTGCCAGTACCGAACCTACCGGTACTACTTTCCTCGTGGAGACCTGGACATGGAGCTCATGGCTGCAGCGGCCAGGCG GTTTGAGGGAACCTATGACTTCAGGAACCTTTGTAAGATGGACGTGGGTAACGGCGTCCTGCAGTTCCAGAGGACTATCCTGTCTGCCAGTGTGCAGCCTGCCTCGACCAGCCACACCTCTGACGATCCGCACCACCTCTACTTCTTCCAGGTCAAAGGTCTCGCCTTCCTCTACCACCAG GTTCGCTGTATGATGGCCGTGCTGCTTCTGATTGGCCAGAAGCTGGAAGTGCCGGAGGTCATCGACCAGCTATTGGATATTGAGAACAATCCCAGGAAGCCTCAGTACAG CATGGCGGTGGACTACCCGCTGGTGTTGTACGAGTGCCATTTCGAGGGCCTGTGTTGGAACAGCGGGCCCGAGGAGGAGAAACAAGTGCTCAGCTGCCTGCATCAGCACTGGACCCAGGCTGCGGTTCGGGCCCAGGTCCTGCACAGCATGGCCCAAGGCCTGCACCAGGCAGGCACAG GTAAGGAGGCCTCCACCATACAGTGCCTGCTCCTGGAGGGATCCAGACAGAGGAACtaccgccccctgctggagcgTCCCCGCTGCGAGAGCCTGGAGTCGAGGATCCAGCACTTTGTGAAGAGAGGGAGActtgagagagaggagggagagagtggggaggAAACTGTGGCCTTTAAGGGCAAGAGGTCACGATACTCGCGCCAAGTGACCTCCTCAGACCAAAAGCAAGAGAGTCTTCAAAGTAATATGGATGTGCCGTTAGAACCTGTGAGTTTTGATGGAAATCCACTTAAATAA
- the grnb gene encoding granulin b isoform X2, with protein MRVQESQHTTMFKSVCVVLCVMSVCGALICPDGNMCEEGNTCCQKPSGAYGCCALPNAECCSDHLHCCYEGTLCDLVHFKCVNKTHTLDWVKRLPALEPSLPQAVVCPDQESECPDDSTCCELPTGNWGCCPLPNAVCCEDKRHCCPQSTTCDLLHSMCVSPTLGSTPLWRKLPSRPRARGKTRAETHLKPGSSNDVQCPDKVSICPDDTTCCPLRNGSYACCPMPKAVCCSDYVHCCPEGTTCDLAHSSCDSANEIRPWSTKIPPLLRPKMTDGSVPCNKSVECESGSTCCKNKDGDWACCPLPEAVCCEDHVHCCPHDTVCDLSEGTCDDPADPLTSVDWVEKLPVLQIAPPLSNQKCDSTTSCPDAATCCKMASGGWGCCPLPQAVCCEDHLHCCPNNTVCNVAASTCDSVSDEGSRLPLPWVTKMPATSLPPETERPLPVGRVDTRPVPSAEDAQQQRHQCDQHASCPRDTTCCYMTTLSKWGCCPLPQAVCCGDGDHCCPTGYTCDQKKPACIKGRREIPWFSKVVAKVTRGSEVTFDDVKCDPTTSCAAGTTCCRLPTGQWGCCPLVKAVCCEDHEHCCPQGYTCDLQAGTCVKPTAPHAVALSLVHTPRPEGAACGATSRCSETQTCCQMSDTEWACCPFKQAVCCSDMKHCCPMGYACDMHTKSCTRVSSLTWWDNSL; from the exons ATGAGAGTTCAAGAAAGTCAACACACGACG atgtttaagagtgtgtgtgtggtgttgtgtgtgatgagtgtgtgtggcgcTCTTATTTGCCCTGATGGAAATATGTGTGAAGAAGGAAACACCTGCTGCCAGAAACCATCAGGAGCATATGGATGCTGCGCACTCCCaaac GCAGAGTGCTGTTCAGATCATCTTCATTGTTGTTATGAAGGAACTTTGTGTGACCTAGTACACTTCAAATGTGTaaataagacacacacactagactGGGTGAAGAGACTTCCTGCCTTGGAACCCAGCCTTCCTCag GCGGTGGTGTGTCCGGACCAAGAGTCGGAGTGTCCTGATGACTCCACCTGCTGTGAGCTTCCTACGGGCAACTGGGGCTGTTGTCCTCTTCCTAAT gcggtGTGTTGCGAAGACAAAAGACACTGCTGTCCACAAAGCACAACCTGTGACCTCCTGCACTCCATGTGTGTGTCCCCAACTCTGGGCTCCACCCCCCTGTGGAGAAAATTACCCTCCCGCCCCAGGGCACGAGGGAAGACTAGAGCAG AAACACACCTGAAGCCCGGCAGCAGTAATGACG tgcaatGTCCAGATAAAGTTTCCATATGCCCTGATGATACTACATGCTGCCCCCTACGCAACGGTAGTTATGCCTGTTGTCCCATGCCaaag GCTGTGTGTTGTTCTGATTACGTGCACTGTTGTCCAGAGGGCACGACCTGTGATCTCGCCCATAGCTCCTGCGACTCGGCCAATGAGATCAGACCATGGTCTACCAAGATCCCGCCTTTGCTCCGCCCAAAGATGACAG acggaTCAGTGCCCTGTAATAAGTCCGTAGAGTGTGAGAGTGGCTCCACCTGCTGTAAGAACAAAGATGGAGATTGGGCGTGCTGTCCACTGCCAGAG GCTGTGTGTTGCGAGGACCACGTCCATTGCTGTCCTCATGACACAGTGTGCGACCTTTCGGAGGGCACGTGTGATGACCCTGCTGACCCTTTGACCTCTGTTGACTGGGTGGAGAAGCTGCCTGTCCTCCAGattgccccgcccctctccaaCCAGAAGTGTGACTCCACCACGTCGTGTCCTGATGCTGCAACCTGCTGTAAAATGGCATCTGGAGGGTGGGGTTGCTGCCCCCTTCCACag gCGGTGTGTTGTGAGGACCACCTCCACTGTTGCCCCAACAACACCGTGTGTAACGTGGCTGCAAGCACATGTGACAGTGTCTCGGACGAGGGGTCCCGCCTGCCGTTGCCCTGGGTGACCAAGATGCCAGCTACCTCCCTGCCCCCCGAGACGGAGCGCCCCCTCCCTGTGGGCCGGGTCGACACGCGGCCGGTGCCGAGTGCGGAGGACGCCCAGCAGCAGAGACACCAATGTGACCAACACGCCAGCTGCCCCAGGGACACCACCTGCTGCTACATGACCACACTCAGCAAGTGGGGCTGCTGTCCTCTACCAcag gctgTGTGCTGTGGAGATGGTGATCACTGCTGTCCCACCGGTTACACGTGTGACCAGAAGAAGCCTGCATGCATCAAAGGCCGTCGGGAGATTCCGTGGTTCAGCAAAGTGGTGGCTAAGGTGACTcgggggtcagaggtcacgttCGATGATGTGAAGTGTGACCCGACTACCAGCTGTGCAGCGGGGACCACCTGTTGCAGGTTACCCACGGGGCAGTGGGGCTGCTGCCCCCTAGTGAAG GCTGTGTGTTGCGAGGACCATGAACACTGCTGCCCGCAGGGATACACCTGTGACCTGCAGGCGGGCACCTGCGTGAAACCGACCGCCCCGCACGCCGTGGCACTCTCGCTAGTGCACACACCCCGGCCGGAGGGGGCAGCGTGTGGTGCGACGAGCCGTTGCTCCGAGACTCAAACCTGCTGTCAGATGTCAGACACTGAGTGGGCCTGCTGCCCCTTCAAGCAG gCGGTGTGTTGTAGCGACATGAAGCACTGTTGCCCTATGGGATACGCCTGTGACATGCACACTAAAAGTTGCACTAGAGTTTCTTCACTCACCTGGTGGGACAATTCCCTATAA